A genomic window from Pirellulales bacterium includes:
- the rplR gene encoding 50S ribosomal protein L18 — translation MNHDKTIFRQRKRRRFRVRKRLKGTAERPRLAVYRSHKNIAAQVIDDSEGRTLMSVSTQDGSLRGTLKYGGNKAAAEVVGRAIAEKALAAGVKQVCFDRREYQYHGRVAALADAARGAGLSF, via the coding sequence GTGAATCACGACAAGACGATTTTCCGGCAACGCAAGCGACGCCGTTTTCGAGTGCGCAAGCGCCTGAAGGGGACCGCCGAACGTCCCCGCCTGGCCGTGTATCGCAGCCACAAGAACATCGCGGCGCAGGTGATCGACGACAGCGAGGGGCGGACCCTCATGTCGGTCAGCACGCAGGATGGCTCGTTGCGTGGCACGTTGAAGTACGGCGGCAACAAGGCGGCGGCGGAAGTGGTCGGTCGCGCGATCGCCGAGAAGGCCTTGGCCGCGGGCGTGAAGCAGGTCTGCTTCGACCGCCGAGAATATCAATACCACGGCCGCGTGGCCGCGCTGGCCGATGCGGCCCGCGGCGCCGGTTTGTCGTTCTAA